The proteins below come from a single Miscanthus floridulus cultivar M001 chromosome 1, ASM1932011v1, whole genome shotgun sequence genomic window:
- the LOC136500382 gene encoding uncharacterized protein, producing the protein MRAVCAVAPGCVLSVISPLPYELYINRPEAVPLSADCSTRASILLAPRLPAPAESATKLQRRETGGGREEEMAGCDGAKSSASMEEEACGEKKYGGIAPKKPLISKDHERAYFDSADWVLGKQAANSSTRAAVESLKPKLKRTPHHQLPPRKPTCASS; encoded by the exons ATGCGTGCAGTCTGTGCTGTTGCCCCAGGCTGTGTTTTGAGTGTGATCTCTCCTCTCCCGTACGAGCTCTATATAAACAGGCCTGAGGCCGTGCCCCTCTCTGCAGACTGCAGCACACGCGCCTCGATCCTCCTCGCCCCTCGCCTCCCTGCACCTGCAGAGAGCGCCACAAAG TTGCAGAGAAGGGAGACGGGAGGCGGACGAGAGGAAGAGATGGCAGGCTGTGATGGAGCCAAGTCATCGGCGTCCATGGAGGAAGAG GCATGTGGGGAGAAGAAGTACGGAGGAATTGCACCCAAGAAGCCTTTGATATCCAAG GACCACGAGCGCGCCTACTTCGATTCTGCGGACTGGGTGCTGGGCAAG CAAGCTGCAAACAGCAGCACAAGGGCTGCTGTCGAGTCTCTGAAGCCCAAGCTGAAG AGAACGCCTCACCACCAGCTGCCCCCTCGTAAGCCCACCTGCGCTTCCAGTTGA